Proteins encoded by one window of Sinorhizobium arboris LMG 14919:
- a CDS encoding tetratricopeptide repeat protein: protein MAVAGRTFGIVGALAAFPRRLAAREVERQGGHLRRGVTRQTNFVVMGRGLLAKATEAEIEARFDSESGARRRVLSENGFLRLLGLASAPETSALTRQSLIDQSRLSPRHLDLLSLFDAFEHDSEPYSFRDLILARKYAGLMASGAGWGAIARSVHRFGNVASLTALSLHHEGKDTIYARGAEGLSELDGQLLLDVGSPDEEALEELFAQAEAAEEAGDYDEAAAFYQRYLAIDRTDEVAAFNRANCLKAAGREAEAAHDYARAIKLDPTFVEAWFNLAGLMGERGRTDTARRHLRRAIELDGDYGDAVFNLAKLEFDAGNLAEARRWWLRYLELDPYSEWARAAERGVQFVNLHLLSRTAG from the coding sequence ATGGCGGTTGCCGGTCGGACATTCGGTATCGTCGGTGCGCTTGCCGCCTTTCCGCGGCGGCTGGCGGCGCGCGAGGTCGAGCGCCAGGGCGGACACCTCAGGCGAGGCGTCACACGGCAGACGAATTTCGTGGTCATGGGGCGTGGACTGCTCGCAAAAGCGACCGAAGCGGAGATCGAAGCCCGCTTCGACAGCGAGAGCGGGGCGCGTCGGCGCGTTCTCAGCGAAAACGGCTTTCTCCGCCTGCTCGGACTGGCGAGCGCGCCGGAAACATCGGCGCTGACGCGGCAGTCGCTCATCGACCAGTCCCGGCTCTCCCCTCGCCATCTCGATCTCCTGTCGCTGTTCGACGCTTTCGAACATGACAGTGAGCCCTATTCTTTCCGCGATCTGATCCTCGCCCGAAAATATGCGGGACTGATGGCCAGCGGCGCAGGCTGGGGCGCGATCGCGCGCTCGGTCCATCGCTTCGGAAACGTTGCCTCCCTCACGGCGCTTTCGCTGCACCACGAGGGCAAGGATACGATCTATGCCCGAGGCGCCGAAGGCTTGAGCGAACTCGACGGCCAATTGCTGCTCGATGTCGGCTCTCCCGACGAGGAGGCGCTCGAAGAACTCTTCGCTCAGGCCGAAGCGGCCGAGGAAGCGGGGGACTACGACGAGGCGGCCGCGTTCTATCAGCGCTATCTCGCCATCGACCGCACCGACGAAGTTGCAGCCTTCAACCGCGCCAACTGCCTCAAGGCCGCCGGGCGGGAGGCCGAAGCGGCACATGACTATGCCCGCGCCATCAAGCTCGATCCTACCTTCGTCGAGGCCTGGTTCAACCTGGCCGGGCTGATGGGCGAACGCGGCCGCACGGATACCGCCAGACGGCACCTCAGGAGGGCGATCGAACTCGATGGCGATTACGGCGATGCCGTCTTCAACCTGGCCAAGCTGGAGTTCGATGCGGGCAATCTCGCCGAGGCGCGCCGCTGGTGGTTGCGCTACCTCGAACTCGATCCCTATTCCGAATGGGCGCGCGCCGCCGAAAGGGGCGTGCAGTTCGTGAACCTTCATCTCCTCTCCAGAACGGCTGGCTGA
- a CDS encoding M20/M25/M40 family metallo-hydrolase codes for MTNAQAKTTSRAGGGIDRDRVRQLALRMTSWPSETGTPGEASFADRLHGLLGELPYFREHPEDLRLVASHGEPLTRNVVALVRGTGKRTLVLAGHFDTVSTDNYHELKALACDSLALKDALIESLSARTDRSEQEERALQDLVSGDFLPGRGLLDMKSGLAVAIACLEEFAADTDRQGNLMLVATPDEERESRGMRSLRDALPGLVRDFDIEIAGGINLDVTSDQGDGSEGRAVYAGTIGKLLPFVLVIGCSSHASYPFEGVSAQAMAAGILSRLEGNASLADRDDNDISPPPICLEAKDLRDGYEVTTPERFWIAFNWLYHAMTADALFGRFREEVLAGANEAVEKFAAQSAEYGKLVGRSAGTMPAKPRLLSFQELRAAAGRVFGDGFDAFYAEKEKEFSQRDNPLVATRHLTEWLVGIARLSGPAIVIGFSGLHYPPSHLRLNEEEGRSLHRAIEKARAGLGNHPGRSLVWKPHFYGISDMSFLGLAATGSQLVSDNTPISRLVDRPPENALRFPTVNLGPWGREFHQKFERVHEVYAFAVLPDIVSEIARTFLGDDSHRD; via the coding sequence ATGACGAATGCACAAGCAAAGACGACCTCTCGCGCTGGAGGCGGGATCGACCGCGACCGCGTGCGGCAACTTGCTCTGCGCATGACGTCCTGGCCGAGTGAAACCGGCACGCCGGGTGAAGCATCCTTCGCGGATCGCCTCCATGGCCTTCTCGGCGAACTCCCCTATTTTCGGGAGCATCCGGAAGATTTACGCCTCGTTGCAAGTCACGGCGAACCGCTGACCCGCAATGTCGTTGCGCTCGTTCGCGGCACGGGTAAGCGAACGCTGGTCCTGGCCGGCCACTTCGACACGGTATCGACCGACAACTATCACGAGCTCAAGGCACTCGCCTGCGACAGCCTGGCACTCAAGGATGCGCTCATCGAAAGCCTGTCGGCGCGCACCGACCGATCCGAACAGGAAGAGCGGGCCTTGCAGGATCTGGTCAGTGGCGACTTCCTCCCCGGCCGGGGTCTGCTCGACATGAAGAGCGGCCTTGCCGTGGCCATCGCCTGTCTTGAAGAATTCGCGGCCGACACGGATCGACAGGGCAATCTCATGCTGGTCGCCACCCCCGACGAGGAACGTGAAAGCCGGGGAATGCGCTCGCTCCGGGACGCGTTGCCCGGTTTGGTCAGGGATTTCGATATCGAGATCGCCGGGGGTATCAACCTCGACGTGACCTCGGATCAGGGCGACGGCAGCGAAGGACGGGCCGTTTATGCCGGCACGATCGGCAAGCTTCTGCCCTTTGTCCTGGTAATCGGCTGCAGTTCTCATGCGAGCTATCCCTTCGAAGGGGTGAGCGCACAGGCCATGGCGGCCGGAATCCTTTCACGCCTGGAAGGGAACGCTTCCCTGGCGGATCGAGACGACAACGACATTTCGCCGCCGCCCATCTGCCTCGAGGCGAAGGACCTGCGCGACGGTTACGAGGTGACGACGCCGGAGCGTTTCTGGATAGCTTTCAACTGGCTCTACCATGCGATGACGGCGGACGCACTCTTTGGGCGTTTCCGAGAGGAAGTGCTGGCCGGTGCGAACGAAGCCGTCGAGAAGTTTGCGGCACAGTCGGCGGAATACGGCAAGCTCGTCGGAAGAAGTGCCGGCACCATGCCAGCCAAGCCGCGCCTCCTGTCGTTCCAGGAGTTGCGGGCGGCGGCAGGACGCGTTTTCGGTGACGGCTTCGACGCATTCTATGCCGAGAAGGAAAAAGAATTCTCCCAGAGAGACAATCCGCTCGTCGCTACGCGGCATCTGACGGAGTGGCTCGTCGGTATCGCGCGCCTTTCCGGTCCCGCCATCGTCATCGGCTTCTCCGGCCTGCATTATCCGCCGAGCCACCTGCGTCTGAACGAAGAAGAAGGCCGCTCCCTTCATCGGGCGATCGAGAAGGCGCGTGCCGGTCTTGGCAACCATCCCGGACGCAGCCTCGTCTGGAAGCCGCATTTCTACGGTATCTCGGACATGAGTTTCCTCGGGCTTGCCGCAACCGGCAGCCAGCTCGTTTCGGACAATACTCCGATCTCGCGGCTGGTCGACCGGCCACCGGAAAACGCGCTGCGTTTTCCGACCGTCAATCTCGGACCGTGGGGACGGGAGTTCCACCAGAAGTTCGAGCGCGTCCATGAAGTCTACGCCTTCGCGGTTCTTCCGGATATCGTTTCCGAAATCGCCAGGACCTTCCTCGGCGACGACAGTCATCGAGACTGA
- a CDS encoding exodeoxyribonuclease III, protein MKIATFNINGVNKRLDVLLTWLAAAEPDVVCLQELKATDGQFPKAAIEAAGYGAVWRGQAAWNGVAVLARGREPVLTRTGLPGDPSDTQSRYIEAAVNGILIASLYAPNGNPQPGPKFDYKLAWHLRFNQHAAALLETGVPVVLAGDYNVVPEPRDIYPTRSYDDNALVQPESRAAFGSLVDQGWLDALRKIHPKEQLFTFWDYRRNRWQRDAGLRLDHILLSRKLRRRLTGAGIDREFRALEGASDHAPVWVSLRD, encoded by the coding sequence ATGAAGATCGCGACCTTCAACATCAACGGCGTGAACAAGCGGCTCGACGTCCTTCTGACCTGGCTCGCTGCGGCCGAGCCGGACGTGGTCTGCCTGCAGGAGCTCAAGGCGACGGACGGACAGTTCCCCAAGGCCGCAATCGAGGCAGCCGGCTACGGTGCCGTCTGGCGGGGCCAGGCAGCCTGGAACGGCGTTGCCGTTCTTGCCCGCGGCCGCGAACCGGTGCTCACGCGAACCGGATTGCCCGGCGATCCTTCCGACACGCAGAGCCGCTACATCGAGGCCGCGGTAAACGGCATTCTGATCGCCTCGCTCTATGCTCCAAACGGCAACCCGCAGCCCGGGCCGAAATTCGACTACAAGCTCGCCTGGCACTTGCGCTTCAACCAGCATGCCGCCGCGCTGCTGGAGACTGGAGTGCCGGTGGTGCTCGCCGGCGACTACAACGTCGTTCCGGAACCGCGCGACATCTACCCGACCCGCTCCTACGACGACAACGCCCTCGTCCAGCCGGAAAGCCGCGCGGCCTTCGGGAGCCTTGTCGATCAGGGCTGGCTCGACGCGCTGCGCAAGATCCACCCCAAAGAACAGCTCTTCACTTTCTGGGACTACCGCCGCAACCGCTGGCAGCGCGACGCCGGCCTTCGCCTCGATCATATTCTCCTGAGCCGCAAGCTCCGGCGCCGCCTGACCGGCGCCGGAATCGACCGGGAGTTCCGTGCGCTTGAGGGAGCGAGCGACCACGCGCCGGTATGGGTGTCGCTGCGGGACTAG
- the parS gene encoding type II RES/Xre toxin-antitoxin system antitoxin: MALAAKAPTPAAGGDELQKIEALLGGSRVLARHLTNALDAHELLLRGLPASALDHLVGNLVFIGKTESLEKAVGMSLRTWQRRKETPNKPLSQEQSGRAWKFAEILAKATDIFGSQAEAEQWLERPAVGLDQRRPIDLLGTPAGVELVEDHLDRLEYGVYA, translated from the coding sequence ATGGCTCTCGCGGCAAAAGCACCGACACCAGCGGCAGGCGGTGATGAGCTGCAAAAAATCGAAGCCTTGCTTGGCGGTTCGCGTGTTCTGGCGCGTCACCTGACCAATGCGCTCGACGCGCACGAGCTTCTCTTGCGTGGTCTGCCTGCATCGGCACTGGATCACCTTGTCGGGAATCTCGTCTTCATCGGCAAGACCGAGTCGCTCGAAAAGGCGGTAGGTATGAGTTTGCGCACGTGGCAGCGGCGTAAGGAGACACCGAACAAGCCGCTTAGCCAGGAGCAGAGCGGTCGCGCGTGGAAGTTTGCGGAAATACTCGCAAAGGCGACCGATATTTTTGGATCGCAGGCGGAAGCCGAACAATGGCTGGAGCGTCCGGCGGTCGGACTAGACCAACGCCGCCCGATTGATCTTCTCGGAACGCCGGCCGGCGTCGAGCTGGTCGAGGATCATCTCGACCGCCTCGAATACGGCGTCTATGCATGA
- a CDS encoding bifunctional allantoicase/(S)-ureidoglycine aminohydrolase — MQKNYYFPEGGHPPQTNLLSDRAIFTEAYAIIPKGVMRDIVTSYLPFWTNTRLWVLSRPLSGFAETFSQYIMEVGPSGGSNRPETDPRAEAVLFVVDGEFHLRLGDETHLMQSGGYAFIPPGTEWSLRNESDAPARFHWIRKAYEKVDGVPLPEPIVTNERDIPPSPMPETDGRWATTRFVDPSDMRHDMHVTIVTFEPGGVIPFMETHVMEHGLYVLEGKAVYRLNNDWVEVEAGDYMWLRAFCPQACYAGGPGKFRYLLYKDVNRHMTLGNPGRLA; from the coding sequence ATGCAGAAGAACTACTATTTTCCGGAAGGCGGCCATCCTCCTCAGACCAACCTGCTTTCGGACCGCGCTATCTTCACCGAGGCCTATGCGATCATTCCAAAGGGCGTCATGCGCGACATCGTGACAAGCTATCTGCCCTTCTGGACGAACACACGGCTCTGGGTCCTGTCGCGCCCGCTTTCCGGCTTCGCCGAGACTTTCTCGCAATATATCATGGAAGTCGGCCCTTCGGGCGGCAGCAACCGGCCGGAGACGGACCCCCGCGCCGAAGCGGTGCTGTTCGTGGTGGACGGCGAGTTCCATCTGAGGCTCGGCGATGAGACGCATCTGATGCAGTCCGGCGGCTATGCCTTCATCCCGCCGGGCACCGAATGGAGCCTCAGGAACGAATCCGATGCGCCGGCCCGGTTCCACTGGATCCGCAAGGCCTATGAGAAGGTCGATGGGGTTCCCCTTCCCGAACCGATCGTTACCAACGAACGCGACATCCCTCCGTCGCCGATGCCGGAAACGGACGGGCGCTGGGCCACCACTCGCTTCGTCGATCCTTCCGACATGCGCCATGACATGCATGTCACGATCGTGACCTTCGAGCCCGGCGGCGTCATCCCGTTCATGGAAACCCATGTGATGGAACACGGGCTCTATGTGCTCGAAGGCAAGGCCGTGTACCGCCTCAACAACGACTGGGTGGAAGTCGAAGCCGGCGACTATATGTGGCTCAGAGCCTTCTGCCCGCAGGCCTGCTATGCCGGCGGACCGGGCAAGTTCCGCTACCTGCTTTACAAGGACGTGAACCGCCATATGACGCTCGGCAACCCGGGCAGGCTCGCCTGA
- a CDS encoding glucose 1-dehydrogenase, giving the protein MMDGASNAAPRTSGLPALFDLSGRVALITGSSGGLGLTMARALCEAGASVILNGRDEARLAGARAELEEHGFTVGTSAFDVTRSAEIGQAVADILAERGRIDILVNNAGIQHRTPLHEFPEDAFRRVIETNLTSAFLVGQSVVQGMIERREGTIINICSVQSELARPSIAPYAASKGGLKMLTKGMALDWGRYGIRVNGLAPGYFKTELNSALVSDEKFSTWLEQRTPLGRWGDMNELAGAAVFLASAASSFVTGHILYVDGGITSCL; this is encoded by the coding sequence ATGATGGATGGCGCCTCAAACGCCGCGCCGCGGACAAGCGGTCTTCCCGCGCTTTTCGATCTGAGCGGCCGGGTCGCCCTGATCACCGGATCGAGCGGCGGGCTCGGCCTTACCATGGCGCGCGCTCTTTGCGAGGCGGGGGCGTCAGTCATCCTCAACGGTCGCGACGAAGCGCGCCTTGCCGGTGCACGCGCGGAACTCGAAGAGCACGGCTTCACCGTGGGAACCTCGGCCTTCGACGTCACCAGGTCGGCCGAGATCGGCCAGGCGGTGGCCGATATTCTCGCCGAGCGAGGCCGCATCGACATTCTGGTCAACAATGCCGGAATACAACACCGCACGCCGCTTCACGAATTCCCGGAAGACGCCTTCAGGCGCGTCATCGAGACCAATCTGACGAGTGCTTTCCTCGTCGGCCAGTCGGTCGTTCAGGGGATGATCGAACGCCGCGAGGGGACGATAATCAATATCTGTTCGGTGCAGAGCGAACTCGCGCGTCCCTCGATCGCGCCCTACGCCGCGTCTAAAGGCGGGCTCAAAATGCTGACCAAAGGCATGGCGCTCGACTGGGGCCGATACGGCATCCGCGTCAACGGGCTTGCGCCGGGCTACTTCAAGACGGAGCTGAACAGTGCGCTGGTTTCCGACGAGAAATTCTCGACATGGCTCGAGCAGAGAACGCCGCTTGGCCGCTGGGGCGATATGAACGAGCTGGCGGGGGCGGCGGTCTTCCTTGCATCGGCCGCATCGAGCTTCGTCACCGGCCACATTCTCTATGTCGACGGCGGTATCACCAGCTGCCTTTGA
- the ligD gene encoding DNA ligase D: protein MATPKLEAYRKKRNFSKTPEPVGNLTGGGNRFVVHKHHATADHYDLRLEVDGVLKSWAVPRGPSLNPADKRLAVETEDHPLDYIDFEGVIPEGEYGGGPMIVWDKGVWASMGDAEDDLRKGAFKFRLAGEKLNGGWMLARLKTRPGEEDRRNWLLFKERDPAADTSIDILAARPESVKSGRRIEELVEKPKAPPKPVKLNPGALAGAVKGAPPERVEPQLATQTILPPEAEKGSKKPEPWLHEIKFDGYRTMAHLADGNVRLITRGGLDWTKRYGDLPEAFRRLPCRDAIIDGEIVVLDEAGISRFALLQDALSTGAGNRLVFYAFDLLHLNGWNLFDVPLEKRKALLKQLLAGQDSSRAAIQFSDHVVGEGRALYDRACEMGLEGIISKRLSGAYRSGRSKTWTKTKALKAEDFVIVGYTVSEAAEGIASLALGEWTDGELEYRGKVGTGFDAPMLKELLARLEPLRAGAAKLEGAPKEIIWVRPLLRAHVHYGNRTTDNVLRHAVFKGLRDVELSTPVSVSRQRLISDTDLAGISITNPTRRLFGKSGPTKLDLAVYYAMIGDFMLPHILGRPVSLVRCPTGRTQDCFFQRHPFTGMPPSVATFQATNSEGEAKTYLSVEDAKGYLALAQFGVVEFHNWGTTRKLLDKPDRVVFDLDPGEGIAWREVVEAAIHIKAELEALDLVPFVKTSGGRGVHVVVPVVPKLDWKKFHRATSALATRLAATAPDTFTTIMGKNNRIKRIFIDFHRNARSHTWAAPYSLRARTNLPASTPLGWADLETIDAPADLNYSSLPGLLATSGDPWTDIDDFARDLPIL from the coding sequence ATGGCGACACCGAAGCTGGAGGCCTACCGCAAGAAGCGGAATTTCTCGAAGACGCCGGAGCCGGTCGGAAATCTGACCGGCGGCGGCAACCGCTTTGTCGTGCACAAGCACCATGCGACCGCCGATCACTACGATTTGCGACTCGAGGTCGACGGCGTGCTGAAAAGCTGGGCGGTGCCGAGGGGTCCGTCGCTCAATCCGGCCGACAAGCGGCTGGCGGTGGAGACCGAGGACCATCCCCTCGACTATATCGATTTCGAGGGCGTGATCCCCGAAGGCGAATACGGGGGCGGTCCGATGATCGTCTGGGACAAGGGCGTCTGGGCGTCGATGGGCGATGCCGAAGACGACCTGCGCAAGGGCGCCTTCAAATTCCGCCTGGCTGGGGAGAAACTCAACGGCGGCTGGATGCTGGCCCGTCTGAAGACCCGCCCAGGAGAGGAGGACCGGCGCAACTGGCTTCTGTTCAAGGAGCGCGATCCGGCCGCCGACACATCGATCGACATTCTTGCCGCCCGACCGGAAAGCGTCAAATCCGGCCGGCGGATCGAGGAACTGGTCGAGAAGCCGAAAGCACCTCCAAAGCCGGTCAAGCTCAATCCCGGCGCGCTAGCGGGTGCAGTCAAGGGCGCGCCGCCCGAACGCGTCGAACCCCAACTCGCAACACAGACGATCCTTCCTCCGGAAGCCGAGAAGGGCTCGAAAAAGCCCGAGCCCTGGCTGCACGAGATCAAGTTCGACGGCTATCGCACCATGGCTCACCTGGCGGACGGAAATGTGCGCCTCATCACCCGCGGCGGACTCGACTGGACGAAGCGTTACGGAGACCTGCCGGAGGCTTTCCGGCGGCTGCCGTGCCGCGATGCCATCATCGACGGCGAGATCGTCGTGCTGGACGAGGCGGGGATCAGCCGCTTCGCGCTGCTGCAGGATGCACTTTCCACCGGCGCCGGCAACCGCCTCGTCTTCTACGCCTTCGACCTCCTGCATCTCAACGGCTGGAATCTTTTCGACGTCCCGCTCGAAAAACGCAAGGCCCTGTTGAAGCAACTGCTTGCGGGGCAGGACTCCAGCCGCGCGGCGATCCAGTTCAGCGATCATGTGGTGGGCGAAGGGCGCGCCCTTTACGACCGGGCCTGCGAGATGGGCCTGGAAGGGATCATCTCCAAACGCCTCTCAGGGGCCTACCGAAGCGGCCGGTCGAAGACCTGGACCAAGACGAAGGCATTGAAGGCGGAGGATTTCGTGATCGTCGGCTACACCGTTTCGGAGGCGGCCGAGGGCATCGCATCGCTTGCGCTTGGAGAGTGGACCGACGGCGAGCTGGAATATCGCGGCAAGGTCGGAACCGGCTTCGACGCGCCGATGCTCAAGGAGTTGCTCGCAAGGCTCGAACCCTTGCGCGCCGGCGCCGCAAAGCTCGAAGGAGCACCCAAGGAGATCATCTGGGTGCGGCCGCTGCTCCGGGCCCATGTTCACTATGGCAACCGGACGACCGACAACGTGCTGCGCCACGCCGTCTTCAAGGGGCTCCGCGACGTCGAGCTATCGACGCCGGTTTCCGTGTCGAGACAGCGCCTGATCTCGGACACGGACCTCGCGGGCATATCGATCACCAACCCGACCCGGCGGCTTTTCGGCAAGTCTGGCCCGACCAAGCTCGACCTCGCCGTCTATTACGCGATGATCGGCGATTTCATGCTGCCGCATATTCTCGGCCGTCCCGTTTCGTTGGTGCGCTGCCCCACCGGCCGGACGCAGGATTGCTTCTTCCAGCGACACCCCTTTACCGGCATGCCGCCTTCGGTCGCAACATTCCAGGCCACCAACTCGGAAGGCGAAGCGAAAACCTACCTGTCCGTCGAGGACGCGAAAGGATACCTGGCGCTGGCGCAGTTCGGCGTTGTCGAATTCCACAATTGGGGAACGACGCGCAAGCTCCTCGACAAGCCGGATCGCGTTGTCTTCGATCTCGATCCCGGCGAAGGCATCGCCTGGCGCGAGGTGGTCGAGGCCGCGATCCACATCAAGGCCGAACTCGAGGCACTTGACCTGGTGCCTTTCGTAAAGACTTCAGGCGGCAGGGGAGTGCACGTCGTCGTTCCGGTCGTGCCAAAGCTCGACTGGAAGAAGTTCCATCGGGCGACGAGCGCGCTCGCGACCCGTCTCGCGGCAACCGCTCCTGACACCTTCACCACCATCATGGGCAAGAACAACCGCATAAAACGCATTTTCATCGACTTCCATCGCAACGCCCGCAGCCACACCTGGGCGGCCCCTTATTCGCTGCGCGCCCGCACCAATCTGCCCGCCTCGACCCCGCTCGGTTGGGCGGATCTCGAGACTATCGACGCTCCGGCGGATTTGAACTATTCTTCGCTGCCGGGCCTTCTGGCCACGTCCGGCGATCCCTGGACCGACATCGACGACTTCGCGAGGGATCTGCCTATATTGTAG
- a CDS encoding alpha/beta hydrolase family protein, with the protein MGGKFLFDGPGDAPVTILLAHGAGAPMDSASMTAAAQALAGAGLRVARFEFGYMAARRTAGERKPPPRAETLNPEYRAAVAELGAKGALVIGGKSMGGRVASMIADDLHAEGRIAGLLCLGYPFHPPGKPEQLRTRHLAGLKTPALICQGTRDEFGTRAEVSQYALSDRIELLWLEDGDHDLKPRKTVSGFSAADHLKTMAETVARWSDRLMS; encoded by the coding sequence ATGGGCGGAAAATTCCTGTTCGACGGGCCGGGCGATGCGCCCGTCACCATTCTGCTCGCGCATGGAGCCGGAGCCCCTATGGATTCGGCTTCGATGACCGCGGCCGCTCAAGCGCTTGCGGGCGCGGGTCTTCGTGTCGCCCGCTTCGAGTTCGGCTATATGGCGGCGCGGCGCACGGCCGGGGAGCGCAAGCCCCCGCCCCGTGCGGAGACGCTCAATCCGGAATACCGGGCGGCCGTTGCCGAGCTCGGCGCCAAGGGCGCTCTCGTGATCGGCGGCAAGTCCATGGGCGGGCGCGTCGCCAGCATGATCGCCGACGACCTTCATGCCGAGGGCAGGATCGCGGGTCTCCTTTGCCTCGGCTATCCTTTTCATCCGCCGGGCAAGCCGGAACAGTTACGCACCCGGCATCTTGCCGGTCTCAAGACGCCGGCCTTGATCTGCCAGGGGACCCGCGACGAATTCGGTACTCGCGCCGAGGTCTCGCAATACGCGCTGTCCGACAGGATCGAACTTCTATGGCTGGAGGATGGCGACCACGACCTCAAGCCGCGCAAGACAGTCTCGGGCTTTTCGGCCGCAGATCACCTGAAGACGATGGCCGAGACGGTTGCGCGATGGTCGGATCGCCTCATGTCTTGA
- the ku gene encoding non-homologous end joining protein Ku, whose protein sequence is MAPRASWKGYIRLSLVSCPVRLYPATSASERISFNQLHKDTHNRINMKPVDPELGLVERSDLVKGYEYEDKKYIIIEDSDLESVRIESNHTMNIEAFVDAGSVDVIYQDAPYYLAPDGAMAEETFIVLREALRRSGKLAIARLVLSSRERVVTIGPRETGMFVCTLRNPNEVRGTADYFGNIPVGNPDPEMLQLAEALIQQKTTTFDPKQYEDRYEVALMQMIREKLKGHKPIIAQAPERGNVVNLMDALKASLSQAKPPARSKPKAEPAAKEPAAKVTAAKRVTAKPAAKKKA, encoded by the coding sequence ATGGCACCCAGGGCAAGTTGGAAGGGCTATATCAGATTGAGTCTCGTGAGCTGTCCGGTGAGGCTTTACCCGGCCACCAGCGCAAGCGAGCGAATTTCCTTCAATCAGCTTCATAAGGACACGCACAACCGGATCAATATGAAGCCCGTCGATCCGGAGCTCGGCCTCGTCGAGCGTTCGGACCTCGTGAAGGGCTACGAATACGAGGACAAGAAATACATCATCATCGAGGATTCGGATCTGGAAAGCGTCAGGATCGAATCCAATCACACGATGAACATCGAGGCTTTCGTCGACGCGGGTTCCGTCGACGTCATCTACCAGGACGCACCTTACTATCTGGCCCCCGACGGGGCGATGGCCGAGGAAACCTTCATCGTTTTGCGTGAAGCCCTGCGCCGAAGCGGCAAGCTCGCGATCGCCCGTCTCGTGCTGTCCAGCCGCGAACGGGTCGTGACCATCGGTCCGCGCGAAACCGGAATGTTCGTCTGCACCTTGCGCAACCCCAACGAGGTGAGGGGTACGGCGGATTATTTCGGCAACATTCCTGTCGGCAATCCGGATCCGGAAATGCTGCAGCTTGCCGAAGCGCTCATCCAACAGAAGACGACGACCTTCGATCCGAAGCAGTACGAGGACCGCTACGAGGTCGCGCTGATGCAGATGATCCGCGAGAAGCTCAAGGGTCACAAGCCGATCATTGCGCAGGCGCCCGAACGCGGCAACGTCGTCAATCTCATGGATGCCCTGAAGGCGAGCCTTTCCCAGGCCAAACCGCCGGCCAGAAGCAAGCCCAAGGCGGAGCCCGCGGCAAAAGAGCCGGCCGCCAAGGTTACGGCGGCGAAGCGCGTCACGGCTAAGCCCGCGGCCAAGAAAAAAGCCTGA
- a CDS encoding RES family NAD+ phosphorylase, which translates to MTLLPVALGGTELVAWRLDQTVHASTWDSGEGAYRVGGRWNSKGVRAVYCSLDPATAILEVAVHKGFRALDTVAHTMTAAAIADAGDVYVVDPKNVPNPNWARPGIPGAGQQAYGDDLLRRHRFVAIPSAVSPHSWNLVFLAGAAPAAYALKFQEPLALDTRLHPPGT; encoded by the coding sequence ATGACCCTTCTTCCGGTTGCGCTCGGTGGGACCGAGTTGGTGGCCTGGCGACTCGATCAAACCGTCCACGCATCGACATGGGATAGTGGAGAAGGCGCCTACCGAGTGGGGGGTCGCTGGAACAGTAAGGGGGTTCGTGCGGTCTACTGCTCACTCGACCCTGCGACGGCGATCCTTGAGGTCGCGGTTCACAAGGGTTTTCGGGCGCTGGACACTGTGGCGCATACAATGACGGCCGCAGCCATCGCCGACGCTGGCGATGTCTATGTCGTCGATCCGAAAAACGTGCCCAATCCCAACTGGGCACGCCCGGGCATTCCCGGCGCGGGACAGCAAGCCTATGGGGATGATCTGCTTCGACGCCATCGATTCGTCGCGATCCCGAGCGCGGTCTCGCCGCATAGCTGGAACCTCGTCTTTCTCGCGGGCGCCGCGCCGGCCGCCTATGCCCTCAAATTCCAAGAGCCACTTGCGCTCGACACGCGATTGCATCCACCGGGAACATGA